In Raphanus sativus cultivar WK10039 unplaced genomic scaffold, ASM80110v3 Scaffold3662, whole genome shotgun sequence, the genomic stretch CCTGCATATTAAACCAAAACATCGAGTTGAAACTGTTAATAACAAATGCAAGATAACAATGAAAAGTAAATCAAAATGGTGCACCAAATCGATTTGTATTATTAGAGGCGcaataaatatgactaaacaGAATACTGCAGCGCATATCTCTAGTGTGTTAACAGAGATAGAGTTTACTCCATGGTATTATCCTataaatatagagtaaaaaataggaTTGCTATTTTCTTCGAAAATACCCCGGTCCAAACAATATAGTCACTCTTGGAGTAACTCCACTCCAATCTATTGCTATTTATTCCCGAGGAAGAATTATCAATCTCTATTATAGATGTAAAAATAGCAGTAGGTGCTCTAAGAGTGACCCTATATTGTTTAGGTCGGCCTTGTTTTCGCAGACCAGGGTGAAGTTGTTCCTCTAAACCTCTTAACTATTAACTAGCTGACTAATGCTACCGGTTCACATATCAAAAGACTCGACGAAAGTAAGACAGTGACAGTCCACAGAGATTGTGTTTACCTATCAGTTGCACATCAAAAGGTCGAAGTCCAAGGACTCTCTTGGAAGCTTCTCTCACAACAGCAAACGCCTCCTGAACATTAGAAAATCCCACAGTTAGAAGCAAAAACAATCTGATGTCAAAACCACAAACGAttgaaagaaatataaaaaagttacaGGCAGAAGTGAATCCATGGATTCTCCATTTTGAGCGCGTTGCTTCAACGCATCAGTCCTCCCACGCAAATCGGAATCCGAAAGAGACGAAATCTCCGTCTCCAAGCGGTTAACGGAGGCGACGGTTGATGCGTACTGCTGCCTCGTTGACTCTCCGTTATCAGAAGTCTTGAAAATCCCGCTGAGTAGACCACCTAGTGACGCGTTTACACTcgtgctcctcctcctcctcctaagACGAGAGCAGCTACTACTAGTACTATATCCTGGTAAACCTAGCTTGATTCCGTTTCTGATTTTGGCGCCCAGGAACGGGGAAGAGTTGAGAAGACGATTATGGCGGAGGAATTTTCGATCAGCGATCACGGATTGAGAAGGTGTAGGTGAGATCGAAGGGCGGTGGTTTAGTAATTGAGAGTCGCAGAGTGGAGACACCATATTGCGACGGAGAGCCGGGAGAATTTCCGGCGGGGAGTGGCAATGGTTCCGGCTAGGAGAGAGCTTTGGTTTACGGGTTCGTCGAGTGAAGAGGACGAGAGAGAGAATTGAGACGTTGAGGATAAGGTGCTTGGATTTACATTTTTACCCTCGAACCCGATTCTTGGTGGATAACCTTCTGTTTGCCACGTCATCGAGCTTCTATCATCTTTTCTAGCTGCTAGCTACGTACGCATAAATTTCATGACCCTATTTTACGAATAATTGTCATTTTACATCAATTAAGTCAAAATTTTGTTGAAACAATTGTTGATACATACATtttagtttgtttcttttttctttttaacacaCATTTTACTTTGTTTCTCTCATTTTATGTTTGAAAgaatttatgaatatatatattaattactccaactttgatgacaaaaacttaaaacagaattttctttctttattttaatttttcagatgaattttaaaaccttttgtTATTGCAAAAATATCACTAATAGGCTAATAGATAGACACTATTATCCTACTAGGATTCTGACCAGAAACTCTATGAACTAAAACCAAATGTACTAGTAATGAAAGTGTATCCAATTTCAGTATACTAAAGTGTACTATTCTTTAGTGGTCCTGAACAAACCATCCGCCCTACTATATCCTTCAACCACCCACTAGCTTGGTCGGCATATCTATTATTGGTAGCAATTGTCAAGTAGTACATCTCGTAGTCTTTGACTATGATTGTGGTGCTTATATCGTCGTCAATGAAGAAAACATCATAAATATCAGACAAACCAGAAACTTTCATtcaaaaatacagaaaataaaaaccCAAAACAGAGGGGTTAATTATTGCTGAAAGCAGATGTTTAAAAGTGAAAAAGGATAGAAACAAGCATAGAAACACTAAAATCATGATAGTAATAATAAGAATCCTTAAGCCTGAGGTTTGTCCCACTTGAGTGGCTTCACGACCTCCCAGGTGAAGTCAGGGTCGTCCCTTCCGAAATGCCCATACGCCGCCGTTTTCAAAAACCTTCCATTGCCTCCTCTCTTCAAGTCCAAGTTGATCGTCATCATCCCTGGTCTGAAATCGAAGGTCTCTTTCACGATCTTCAGTATCTCCTTGTCTGGAATCAACCCAGTTCCGTAAGTGTCAACGAAGACAGACAACGGCTCGGGAACTCCAATGGCGTAGGAGACCTGGACAAGAGCCCTACGAGCCATTCCATTAGCAACCACACTCTTCGCGGCTTGCCTCACGATGTAAGCTCCGCTTCTGTCGACTTTGGTCGGGTCTTTCCCTGAGAAAGCACCTCCTCCGTGAGCTCCCCATCCTCCGTAGGTGTCGATGATGATCTTACGTCCGGTTAAACCGGCATCACCGTGTGGTCCACCGATCACGAACCGGCCTGATGGGTTGAGGTGGAAGATGGTTTTGTCGTCCAGGTACTTCTCTGGGATGATTGGTTTGATCACGTGCTCCTTGAGGTCACGTGCGATCTCGTCGTTGGTCACGGTCTCATCGTGCTGGGTTGAGATGAGGACGGTGTGGACACGGACTGGAACCATAGCGCCGTTGTCGTTGTAGTACTCGACAGTGACTTGGGTTTTGCCGTCTGGTCTCAACCAACGGCAAGTTCCGTTCTTTCTCACTTCGGTAAGCTTAGCACCGATCTTGGTAGCAAGGACGTGGCTCAGAGGCATGAGCTCAGGGGTCTCGTCAGTGGCGTACCCAAACATGTGACCCTGGTCACCAGCACCAATGTCTTCTGGTCGCTTGGTGAAGTGACCGTGAACACCTTGAGCAATGTCAGGGCTCTGTTGCTCGATGTTGACAAGGACTTTGCATTTGTCAGCGTCGAGACCAACATCATCAGAGATGAACCCAATGGAGCGGCAAGTGTCACGGACGATCTTCTCGTAGTCGACGGTGGCCTTGGTGGTGATCTCACCGAAGACCATGACCATGTTGGTCTTGGTGCAAGTCTCACAGGCGACTTTGCTGTCGGGGTCTTGCTCAAGGCAGGCATCGAGGACTGCGTCAGAGATCT encodes the following:
- the LOC130506786 gene encoding S-adenosylmethionine synthase → METFLFTSESVNEGHPDKLCDQISDAVLDACLEQDPDSKVACETCTKTNMVMVFGEITTKATVDYEKIVRDTCRSIGFISDDVGLDADKCKVLVNIEQQSPDIAQGVHGHFTKRPEDIGAGDQGHMFGYATDETPELMPLSHVLATKIGAKLTEVRKNGTCRWLRPDGKTQVTVEYYNDNGAMVPVRVHTVLISTQHDETVTNDEIARDLKEHVIKPIIPEKYLDDKTIFHLNPSGRFVIGGPHGDAGLTGRKIIIDTYGGWGAHGGGAFSGKDPTKVDRSGAYIVRQAAKSVVANGMARRALVQVSYAIGVPEPLSVFVDTYGTGLIPDKEILKIVKETFDFRPGMMTINLDLKRGGNGRFLKTAAYGHFGRDDPDFTWEVVKPLKWDKPQA